A stretch of the Equus caballus isolate H_3958 breed thoroughbred chromosome X, TB-T2T, whole genome shotgun sequence genome encodes the following:
- the FTSJ1 gene encoding tRNA (cytidine(32)/guanosine(34)-2'-O)-methyltransferase isoform X1, translating to MGRTSKDKRDVYYRLAKENGWRARSAFKLLQLDEEFQLFQGVTRAVDLCAAPGSWSQVLSQKIGGQGSGHVVAVDLQAMAPLPGVLQIQGDITQLSTAQEIIRHFEGCPADLVVCDGAPDVTGLHDVDEYMQAQLLLAALNIATHVLKPGGCFVAKIFRGRDVTLIYSQLRVFFSSVLCAKPRSSRNSSIEAFAVCRGYDPPEGFLPDLTKPLLDHSYDPDFNQLDGPTRIIVPFVACGDLSSYDSDRSYPLDLEDGSEYKYTPPTQPPISPPYQEACTLKKKGRLAKEIRPQDCPLSTVDTLPQPLAAPPRHTLLASEVEDNEMNCSP from the exons ATGGGACGGACGTCGAAGGACAAGCGGGATGTCTACTACCGCCTGGCCAAGGAGAATGGCTGGCGTGCCCGCAGTGCCTTCAAGCTGCTACAACTTGACGAGGAATTCCAACTCTTCCAAG GCGTGACACGGGCAGTTGACCTGTGTGCAGCCCCAGGCAGCTGGAGTCAGGTGCTGAGCCAGAAGATTGG GGGCCAGGGTTCTGGCCATGTGGTGGCTGTGGACCTTCAGGCTATGGCTCCTCTACCAGGTGTGTTACAGATCCAGGGGGACATCACCCAG CTGTCCACTGCCCAGGAAATCATCCGGCACTTTGAGGGCTGCCCTGCGGACCTAGTGGTGTGCGACGGGGCTCCTGATG TAACTGGCCTCCATGATGTTGATGAGTATATGCAGGCCCAGCTCCTCCTAGCC GCTCTGAACATTGCTACACACGTCCTGAAGCCAGGGGGCTGCTTTGTAGCCAAG ATCTTCCGAGGCCGGGATGTGACGCTGATCTATAGCCAGCTGCGTGTCTTCTTCTCCAGCGTGCTCTGTGCCAAGCCCAGGAGCAGCCGGAACTCCAGCATTG AGGCCTTTGCTGTGTGTCGGGGCTATGACCCCCCTGAGGGCTTCCTGCCAGACCTGACCAAACCCCTGCTGGACCACTCCTACG ATCCAGATTTCAACCAATTAGATGGTCCCACCCGCATCATTGTGCCATTTGTGGCCTGTGGAGACCTGAGCTCCTATGATTCGGACCGCAGTTACCCGCTGGAC CTAGAGGACGGCTCGGAGTACAAGTATACTCCGCCCACGCAGCCCCCCATCTCTCCACCGTACCAGGAGGCCTGCACGTTGAAGAAGAAGGGGCGGCTAGCCAAGGAGATTCGGCCCCAGGACTGCCCCCTCAGCACAGTGGATACgttgccccagcccctggccgcCCCACCACGCCACACCCTGCTGGCCTCTGAG GTGGAAGACAATGAAATGAATTGTTCACCTTAA
- the FTSJ1 gene encoding tRNA (cytidine(32)/guanosine(34)-2'-O)-methyltransferase isoform X2, which produces MGRTSKDKRDVYYRLAKENGWRARSAFKLLQLDEEFQLFQGVTRAVDLCAAPGSWSQVLSQKIGGQGSGHVVAVDLQAMAPLPGVLQIQGDITQLSTAQEIIRHFEGCPADLVVCDGAPDVTGLHDVDEYMQAQLLLAALNIATHVLKPGGCFVAKIFRGRDVTLIYSQLRVFFSSVLCAKPRSSRNSSIEAFAVCRGYDPPEGFLPDLTKPLLDHSYDFNQLDGPTRIIVPFVACGDLSSYDSDRSYPLDLEDGSEYKYTPPTQPPISPPYQEACTLKKKGRLAKEIRPQDCPLSTVDTLPQPLAAPPRHTLLASEVEDNEMNCSP; this is translated from the exons ATGGGACGGACGTCGAAGGACAAGCGGGATGTCTACTACCGCCTGGCCAAGGAGAATGGCTGGCGTGCCCGCAGTGCCTTCAAGCTGCTACAACTTGACGAGGAATTCCAACTCTTCCAAG GCGTGACACGGGCAGTTGACCTGTGTGCAGCCCCAGGCAGCTGGAGTCAGGTGCTGAGCCAGAAGATTGG GGGCCAGGGTTCTGGCCATGTGGTGGCTGTGGACCTTCAGGCTATGGCTCCTCTACCAGGTGTGTTACAGATCCAGGGGGACATCACCCAG CTGTCCACTGCCCAGGAAATCATCCGGCACTTTGAGGGCTGCCCTGCGGACCTAGTGGTGTGCGACGGGGCTCCTGATG TAACTGGCCTCCATGATGTTGATGAGTATATGCAGGCCCAGCTCCTCCTAGCC GCTCTGAACATTGCTACACACGTCCTGAAGCCAGGGGGCTGCTTTGTAGCCAAG ATCTTCCGAGGCCGGGATGTGACGCTGATCTATAGCCAGCTGCGTGTCTTCTTCTCCAGCGTGCTCTGTGCCAAGCCCAGGAGCAGCCGGAACTCCAGCATTG AGGCCTTTGCTGTGTGTCGGGGCTATGACCCCCCTGAGGGCTTCCTGCCAGACCTGACCAAACCCCTGCTGGACCACTCCTACG ATTTCAACCAATTAGATGGTCCCACCCGCATCATTGTGCCATTTGTGGCCTGTGGAGACCTGAGCTCCTATGATTCGGACCGCAGTTACCCGCTGGAC CTAGAGGACGGCTCGGAGTACAAGTATACTCCGCCCACGCAGCCCCCCATCTCTCCACCGTACCAGGAGGCCTGCACGTTGAAGAAGAAGGGGCGGCTAGCCAAGGAGATTCGGCCCCAGGACTGCCCCCTCAGCACAGTGGATACgttgccccagcccctggccgcCCCACCACGCCACACCCTGCTGGCCTCTGAG GTGGAAGACAATGAAATGAATTGTTCACCTTAA
- the FTSJ1 gene encoding tRNA (cytidine(32)/guanosine(34)-2'-O)-methyltransferase isoform X3, whose amino-acid sequence MQAQLLLAALNIATHVLKPGGCFVAKIFRGRDVTLIYSQLRVFFSSVLCAKPRSSRNSSIEAFAVCRGYDPPEGFLPDLTKPLLDHSYDPDFNQLDGPTRIIVPFVACGDLSSYDSDRSYPLDLEDGSEYKYTPPTQPPISPPYQEACTLKKKGRLAKEIRPQDCPLSTVDTLPQPLAAPPRHTLLASEVEDNEMNCSP is encoded by the exons ATGCAGGCCCAGCTCCTCCTAGCC GCTCTGAACATTGCTACACACGTCCTGAAGCCAGGGGGCTGCTTTGTAGCCAAG ATCTTCCGAGGCCGGGATGTGACGCTGATCTATAGCCAGCTGCGTGTCTTCTTCTCCAGCGTGCTCTGTGCCAAGCCCAGGAGCAGCCGGAACTCCAGCATTG AGGCCTTTGCTGTGTGTCGGGGCTATGACCCCCCTGAGGGCTTCCTGCCAGACCTGACCAAACCCCTGCTGGACCACTCCTACG ATCCAGATTTCAACCAATTAGATGGTCCCACCCGCATCATTGTGCCATTTGTGGCCTGTGGAGACCTGAGCTCCTATGATTCGGACCGCAGTTACCCGCTGGAC CTAGAGGACGGCTCGGAGTACAAGTATACTCCGCCCACGCAGCCCCCCATCTCTCCACCGTACCAGGAGGCCTGCACGTTGAAGAAGAAGGGGCGGCTAGCCAAGGAGATTCGGCCCCAGGACTGCCCCCTCAGCACAGTGGATACgttgccccagcccctggccgcCCCACCACGCCACACCCTGCTGGCCTCTGAG GTGGAAGACAATGAAATGAATTGTTCACCTTAA